A DNA window from Trichosurus vulpecula isolate mTriVul1 chromosome 2, mTriVul1.pri, whole genome shotgun sequence contains the following coding sequences:
- the CCNL2 gene encoding cyclin-L2 isoform X3, producing MAAAAGAAGAPAVAAAAAGSGTGGAASAAGSGSGGGAGGAAAAGSGGSGPGVLIGDRLYSGVLITLENCLLPDDKLRFTPSMSSGLDPDTETGLRVVGCELIQAAGILLRLPQVAMATGQVLFQRFFYTKSFVKHSMEHVSMACVHLASKIEEAPRRIRDVINVFHRLRHLREKKKPVPLLLDQDYVNLKNQIIKAERRVLKELGFCVHVKHPHKIIVMYLQVLECERNQHLVQTSWVASEGK from the exons atggcggcggcggcgggagcTGCGGGAGCCCCGGCTGTGGCGGCGGCCGCGGCAGGTTCGGGGACCGGCGGAGCGGCGTCGGCGGCCGGCTCGGGCTCGGGCGGCGGGGCCGGCGGAGCGGCGGCGGCGGGCTCGGGCGGCTCGGGCCCAGGAGTGCTGATCGGGGACCGGCTGTACTCTGGCGTGCTCATCACGCTGGAGAACTGCCTGCTGCCCGACGACAAGCTGCGCTTTACGCCGTCCATGTCGAGCGGTCTGGACCCCGACACCGAGACTGGCCTGCGCGTCGTGGGCTGCGAGCTCATCCAGGCGGCCGGCATCCTGCTGCGACTGCCGCAG gtGGCCATGGCTACAGGGCAGGTGTTGTTTCAGCGATTCTTTTATACCAAATCCTTTGTGAAGCATTCCATGGAG CATGTATCAATGGCCTGTGTTCATCTGGCCTCCAAAATAGAAGAGGCTCCAAGACGAATAAGGGACGTAATTAATGTGTTTCATCGACTTCGGCATTTGAGGGAGAAAAA GAAACCTGTACCTTTACTCTTGGATCAGGATTATGTTAATTTGAAGAACCAAATTATAAAGGCTGAGAGAAGAGTTTTGAAGGAGTTGGGGTTCTGTGTCCACGTAAAGCACCCTCATAAG ATAATCGTTATGTACCTTCAGGTGTTAGAATGTGAGCGTAATCAACACCTGGTCCAGACCTCATg GGTAGCCTCTGAGGGTAAGTGA